The following coding sequences are from one Limnobacter sp. SAORIC-580 window:
- the gshB gene encoding glutathione synthase, which translates to MSSKSFVCVIDPLTSLNPKKDSSIAMMESAQSRGWKVGVIEDGGLHWSTGAGVRAQVVWITIDRANKPWYAEVGREEMALKDLDAVIMRKDPPFDAEFVTATWLLEQGEREGARVFNSPRAIRDHNEKFTIAQFEQFVVPTLVSRNAAQLRGFLEQHPDAIAKPLDGMGGTSIFRMKKGDQNVGVILETLTDYGRKTAMIQRYIPEIVDGDKRVLLINGEPVPYCLARLPKEGEHRGNLAAGGTGRAQPLSESDWHIARTLAPELKKRGLLLVGLDIIGQNLTEVNVTSPTCFREIMDQTGFPVADTFVQAVENALQKGN; encoded by the coding sequence ATGAGCAGTAAAAGCTTTGTGTGCGTGATTGACCCACTCACCAGCCTGAATCCGAAAAAAGATTCCTCCATCGCCATGATGGAATCGGCCCAATCGCGTGGCTGGAAGGTGGGTGTGATCGAGGACGGGGGCTTGCACTGGTCCACTGGCGCAGGTGTGCGCGCGCAGGTGGTGTGGATTACAATTGATCGCGCAAATAAACCTTGGTACGCCGAGGTGGGGCGTGAAGAAATGGCATTGAAAGACCTTGATGCCGTCATCATGCGTAAAGACCCGCCGTTTGATGCCGAGTTTGTAACCGCCACCTGGTTGCTTGAGCAAGGCGAGCGCGAGGGTGCGCGCGTATTCAACAGCCCGCGCGCCATTCGCGATCACAACGAAAAATTCACCATTGCCCAGTTTGAACAGTTTGTGGTGCCAACCCTGGTTTCGCGCAATGCTGCCCAGCTTCGCGGTTTTCTGGAACAACACCCCGACGCCATTGCCAAACCCCTGGATGGCATGGGCGGCACCTCAATTTTTCGCATGAAAAAAGGCGATCAAAATGTGGGTGTGATATTGGAAACGCTGACCGACTATGGCCGAAAAACCGCCATGATTCAGCGCTATATTCCTGAAATTGTGGATGGCGACAAACGTGTGTTGCTCATCAATGGCGAGCCGGTGCCCTATTGCCTCGCACGTTTGCCCAAAGAGGGTGAGCACCGAGGCAACCTGGCGGCGGGCGGCACGGGCAGGGCGCAGCCCTTGAGTGAAAGCGATTGGCACATTGCCCGCACACTGGCCCCGGAATTGAAAAAGCGTGGGCTGTTGCTGGTGGGCCTGGACATTATTGGGCAGAACCTGACCGAGGTGAATGTGACAAGCCCCACCTGCTTCCGTGAGATCATGGATCAAACCGGTTTTCCCGTTGCGGATACTTTTGTGCAAGCGGTTGAAAACGCCTTGCAGAAGGGCAACTGA
- a CDS encoding YifB family Mg chelatase-like AAA ATPase has protein sequence MPLATLQSLTFVGVRPVAVQIEVHLSAGLPSFALVGLPDTEIRESKERVRSALLNSGFEFPSQRITVNLAPADLPKGSAAFDLAVALGIASASGQLAKADLSDWLFAGELSLSGALTGVRSPFALAVAARKESAAGQRPLKLMMPKAQAKLAATVPDIAVFGAHNLFEAAAHLVGHGNPLEQYTHNTHGNASQPNPLDMAEVIGHQTAKHALLAATAGQHHIRLVGPPGSGKSMLAQRVGSLMPPLPFEDSLEISAIRSLKGESDVLSPQRPFRNPHPSSTMAALIGGGNPPSPGEITLAHQGILFTDEVLEFDRRCLESLREPLETGRVNISRSGHQASFPARFLWVCAHNPCPCGWFGHPAKECRCTPDQVRKYQNKLSGPLADRLDISVEVQAIDHGTLLHGETDHAELGSSTELRKQVEQARTIQLQRQGCLNGEMSAGQINKYCKPASSAEKLLLAYAQKNHLSARALHRICRVARTLADLDQAGQIDKKHIATAIQYRKALAGEAGSQSPVHHPTHNP, from the coding sequence ATGCCTTTAGCCACCCTTCAAAGCCTGACTTTTGTGGGCGTTCGCCCTGTTGCGGTTCAAATTGAAGTTCATCTGTCGGCCGGTTTACCCTCTTTCGCGCTGGTTGGTCTGCCCGATACCGAAATTCGCGAATCGAAAGAACGGGTTCGCTCGGCCTTGCTCAACAGCGGATTCGAGTTTCCCTCTCAACGAATTACAGTCAACCTGGCACCCGCCGACCTTCCCAAGGGCAGCGCGGCATTCGATCTTGCAGTGGCATTGGGCATTGCGAGTGCATCGGGCCAACTGGCCAAAGCCGACCTTTCTGACTGGTTATTTGCCGGCGAGCTTTCACTTTCTGGTGCGCTGACTGGCGTTCGTAGCCCTTTTGCACTGGCAGTTGCAGCCCGAAAAGAATCTGCGGCCGGCCAACGCCCTTTAAAACTGATGATGCCCAAAGCGCAAGCCAAGCTTGCAGCCACAGTGCCTGACATTGCGGTATTTGGTGCCCACAATTTGTTTGAAGCGGCAGCGCATTTGGTGGGGCACGGTAACCCACTAGAGCAATACACGCATAATACGCACGGCAACGCGAGCCAGCCAAACCCGCTGGACATGGCCGAGGTGATTGGTCACCAAACCGCCAAACACGCCTTGCTTGCTGCCACAGCGGGCCAACACCACATTCGCTTGGTGGGACCGCCCGGCAGTGGGAAGTCGATGCTGGCACAGCGTGTTGGCAGCCTGATGCCACCGCTGCCCTTTGAAGACTCGCTGGAAATTTCAGCCATACGAAGCTTGAAGGGCGAAAGTGACGTGCTAAGCCCGCAGCGCCCTTTTCGGAATCCGCACCCAAGCAGCACCATGGCCGCGCTGATCGGCGGAGGAAACCCACCCTCGCCAGGAGAAATTACGCTGGCACACCAAGGTATTTTGTTCACCGATGAGGTATTGGAATTTGATCGACGTTGCCTTGAGTCGCTGCGTGAGCCGCTTGAAACCGGGCGTGTAAATATTTCCAGATCAGGTCACCAGGCCAGTTTTCCGGCAAGGTTTTTGTGGGTGTGCGCCCACAACCCCTGCCCCTGCGGCTGGTTTGGGCACCCTGCCAAAGAATGCCGATGCACACCCGACCAAGTAAGAAAGTATCAAAACAAACTGTCTGGCCCCTTGGCCGACCGGCTGGATATTTCAGTTGAGGTGCAAGCCATTGACCACGGCACACTGCTACACGGGGAAACAGACCACGCCGAGTTGGGCAGCAGTACCGAGCTGCGCAAACAAGTTGAACAGGCCCGCACCATTCAGCTACAACGCCAGGGCTGCCTGAATGGTGAAATGAGCGCAGGCCAAATTAACAAGTATTGCAAACCCGCCAGCAGCGCTGAAAAACTGTTGCTGGCCTACGCCCAGAAAAATCATCTTTCAGCCCGTGCACTGCATCGAATTTGCCGGGTGGCACGCACCTTGGCTGACCTTGACCAAGCAGGTCAAATTGATAAAAAACACATTGCTACCGCCATTCAATACCGAAAAGCGCTGGCTGGCGAGGCGGGTAGCCAATCGCCCGTGCACCACCCGACTCACAACCCGTAA
- the gshA gene encoding glutamate--cysteine ligase — MVPHLVTALTGPLLDLEKRMLDKTTEIERWFRMAWNENTPPFYSSVDVRNAGFKLAPVDTNLFPGGFNNLAPDMMPLAIQAAMSAIEKICPEARSMVLVPENHTRNTFYLTNVARLAAILKQTGLDIRLGSVSPDITEPTRFDLPDGQHIVLEPLRRYGNRVGVEGLEPCAVLLNNDLSAGVPPILQGIKDQIVLPPLHAGWATRRKSAHFKAYDSVVEAFSEMLEIDPWLINPYFTHRNKLNFQERVGEEALAEAVDEVLAKTRVKYAEYGIDEQPYVVVKADAGTYGMGIMTVKDASEVVGLNRKQRNKMSVVKEGLQVSDVIIQEGVHTFENIEDAVAEPVVYMIDRYVVGGFYRVHTGRGRDENLNAPGMHFVPLAFETPCNTPDCSDRPDAAMNRFYAYGVIGRLAALAASQELEATASVELAA; from the coding sequence ATGGTTCCACATCTTGTAACAGCTTTAACCGGTCCGCTGCTGGATCTTGAAAAACGAATGCTCGACAAAACCACCGAAATTGAGCGGTGGTTTCGCATGGCCTGGAACGAGAATACCCCTCCGTTCTACAGTTCTGTCGATGTGCGCAACGCAGGTTTCAAGCTCGCCCCTGTTGACACCAACCTGTTCCCTGGCGGTTTTAACAACCTGGCCCCCGACATGATGCCGCTGGCCATTCAGGCCGCCATGAGTGCGATTGAAAAAATTTGTCCCGAAGCACGCAGCATGGTGTTGGTGCCTGAGAACCACACACGCAATACTTTTTACCTCACGAATGTGGCCCGCTTGGCTGCCATTCTCAAGCAAACCGGTTTGGATATTCGGCTGGGTTCCGTGTCGCCTGACATTACCGAGCCCACTCGCTTCGATTTGCCCGATGGTCAGCACATTGTGCTTGAGCCACTCAGGCGCTATGGCAACCGTGTCGGTGTTGAGGGCTTAGAGCCTTGCGCTGTGTTGTTGAACAACGACCTGTCCGCTGGTGTGCCCCCAATTCTTCAAGGCATTAAAGACCAAATTGTGTTGCCACCGCTGCATGCCGGTTGGGCCACTCGTCGCAAGAGTGCCCACTTCAAGGCCTACGATTCTGTCGTGGAGGCATTTTCTGAAATGCTGGAAATTGATCCCTGGTTGATCAATCCCTATTTCACGCATCGAAACAAGCTGAATTTTCAGGAACGTGTGGGCGAAGAAGCCTTGGCAGAGGCTGTAGATGAAGTGTTGGCCAAGACACGTGTGAAGTATGCTGAGTACGGGATTGACGAGCAGCCTTACGTGGTTGTGAAGGCCGATGCTGGCACCTATGGCATGGGCATCATGACTGTGAAAGACGCCTCGGAAGTGGTGGGTTTGAACCGCAAGCAACGCAACAAAATGTCGGTGGTCAAAGAAGGTTTGCAAGTGTCTGATGTCATCATTCAAGAAGGTGTGCACACCTTTGAGAACATTGAGGACGCGGTGGCTGAGCCCGTGGTTTACATGATTGACCGTTATGTGGTGGGCGGTTTTTACCGTGTGCACACGGGCCGAGGTCGCGATGAAAACCTGAATGCACCTGGCATGCACTTCGTTCCATTGGCGTTTGAAACACCGTGCAACACACCCGATTGCAGTGATCGCCCCGATGCGGCCATGAACCGCTTTTACGCTTATGGTGTAATCGGCCGTTTGGCGGCACTTGCAGCCTCGCAAGAACTGGAGGCCACTGCCAGCGTGGAGTTGGCCGCATGA
- a CDS encoding ammonium transporter yields the protein MKKLLTVWLAAAALGFSVASPGVFAQETPMAPATEATETMPAAVEAAPAAVEPAAEAPMAAEAAPAEEAAPAVEQTVDKGDITWMMIATILVIFMTIPGLALFYGGLVRSKNMLSVLMQVMSVFCLIVVLWAIYGYSLTFGGGDNPFVGNFSKLFLSGVTPDSLSATFTEGVMIPEFIFIAFQSTFAAITCGLIVGAFAERIKFSAVLLFCAIWFTFSYIPIAHMVWDAAGFIFADGAIDFAGGTVVHINAAVAGLVGAYMIGKRVGYGKEAMTPHSLTLTMVGASMLWVGWFGFNAGSNLEANGGTTLAFINTLLATAAATLSWAAAEALLKGKASMLGAASGAVGGLVAITPACGTIGPMGALILGLMAGPICLWGVTGLKKMLGADDALDVFGVHGVGGILGALMVGVLSAPSLGGTMGDDFVIASQLAVQAKGVVITIVWSGIVAAIAFKLVDLIVGLRVSEDAEREGLDITSHGETAYSK from the coding sequence ATGAAAAAACTTCTGACTGTCTGGCTGGCGGCCGCTGCACTGGGTTTCAGTGTTGCAAGCCCCGGTGTGTTTGCACAAGAAACACCGATGGCGCCTGCCACCGAAGCCACTGAAACAATGCCCGCTGCAGTTGAAGCAGCGCCCGCAGCAGTAGAACCTGCTGCCGAAGCACCCATGGCTGCTGAAGCTGCCCCCGCAGAAGAAGCCGCACCTGCTGTTGAGCAAACAGTGGACAAGGGCGACATTACCTGGATGATGATTGCCACAATTTTGGTAATTTTCATGACCATTCCTGGTTTGGCACTGTTCTACGGTGGCCTGGTCCGCTCGAAGAACATGCTGTCTGTGCTCATGCAAGTCATGTCCGTGTTCTGTTTGATTGTTGTGTTGTGGGCCATTTATGGCTACAGCCTGACTTTCGGCGGTGGTGACAATCCGTTCGTGGGTAACTTCAGCAAGCTTTTCCTGAGTGGTGTAACACCCGATTCATTGTCGGCCACCTTCACCGAAGGCGTGATGATCCCCGAATTCATTTTCATCGCATTCCAGTCCACTTTCGCGGCCATTACTTGCGGGCTGATTGTGGGTGCATTCGCTGAGCGCATCAAGTTCTCTGCTGTACTGTTGTTCTGTGCAATCTGGTTCACATTCAGCTACATCCCAATCGCACACATGGTGTGGGACGCTGCAGGTTTCATCTTCGCAGACGGCGCAATCGACTTCGCTGGCGGCACAGTAGTTCACATCAACGCTGCGGTTGCAGGTTTGGTGGGTGCCTACATGATCGGCAAGCGTGTTGGTTACGGTAAAGAAGCAATGACTCCACACAGCCTGACATTGACCATGGTTGGTGCCTCCATGTTGTGGGTGGGTTGGTTCGGTTTCAACGCCGGTTCAAACCTGGAAGCCAACGGTGGTACAACACTGGCCTTCATCAACACATTGCTGGCCACGGCTGCTGCAACACTGAGCTGGGCCGCTGCTGAAGCACTGCTGAAAGGCAAGGCCTCCATGCTGGGTGCTGCTTCCGGTGCAGTGGGTGGTTTGGTTGCGATTACTCCAGCTTGCGGTACGATCGGCCCAATGGGCGCACTGATCCTCGGCTTGATGGCTGGTCCAATCTGCCTGTGGGGCGTAACTGGCCTGAAGAAGATGTTGGGTGCAGACGACGCACTGGACGTATTCGGTGTACACGGCGTGGGCGGTATCTTGGGTGCCTTGATGGTGGGTGTGTTGTCAGCACCTAGCTTGGGCGGCACCATGGGTGACGACTTCGTGATCGCTTCTCAGTTGGCAGTACAAGCCAAGGGCGTGGTAATCACCATCGTTTGGTCTGGTATCGTGGCTGCAATCGCGTTCAAACTGGTTGATCTGATCGTCGGTTTGCGTGTTTCTGAAGATGCAGAGCGCGAAGGTCTGGACATCACCTCACACGGTGAAACAGCCTACAGCAAGTAA
- a CDS encoding Mpo1 family 2-hydroxy fatty acid dioxygenase has protein sequence MRTLVDQLATYATYHRDPRNIATHFVGVPIIVLSVLILLSRVSVDVAGIAVTPALVVFLLSSLFYLKLSLAYGLAMFVIHGALLLAAGHFATLSTLAWLGAGVGIFVVGWIIQFVGHYYEGRKPAFVDDLIGLAIGPLFVVAELGFLIGLGKKTQTQVEAIAGPVRRRETASA, from the coding sequence ATGAGAACGTTGGTCGATCAACTGGCAACTTATGCCACTTATCACCGAGACCCACGCAACATCGCCACCCACTTCGTGGGCGTGCCAATTATTGTGTTGTCTGTGCTTATTCTGCTGTCGCGCGTGTCGGTTGATGTTGCTGGCATCGCGGTTACGCCGGCATTGGTGGTGTTTTTGTTGTCCAGCCTGTTTTATCTCAAACTCAGCCTCGCTTACGGTTTGGCCATGTTTGTCATTCACGGCGCACTGCTGTTGGCTGCCGGCCACTTTGCAACCTTGAGCACATTGGCCTGGTTGGGTGCTGGCGTGGGTATTTTTGTGGTGGGCTGGATTATCCAGTTTGTGGGCCACTATTACGAGGGCCGCAAGCCCGCTTTTGTAGACGACCTGATTGGCTTGGCGATCGGCCCCTTGTTTGTGGTCGCTGAACTGGGCTTTTTAATTGGCTTGGGCAAGAAAACCCAAACGCAGGTTGAAGCCATTGCCGGCCCTGTGCGCCGACGCGAAACAGCTAGCGCTTAA
- a CDS encoding TorF family putative porin produces MKKLVLVAAIAATTFGAVSTAQAEVTTTANANITTDYKFRGISQTNAGPAFQGGFDAAFSNGFYVGNWNSNINNLGAGSSGLEMDFYGGYAGSFANGIGYDVGALYYFYEGFAPAVNGPDADTLEIYGKLSYAGAYAKLSVAASDDYFAFQAANGSNDQGGSTYLDLGYTFALSDALSLTAHYGLTSFDKDMADLRPGATGTIDSYADYSIGATYALSPKYSVTAAYIETDDDASALIGNDDLTDGSLVVTFSAKF; encoded by the coding sequence ATGAAAAAATTAGTACTGGTCGCCGCAATCGCCGCAACTACTTTCGGTGCTGTTTCAACTGCACAAGCTGAAGTAACTACTACAGCAAACGCCAACATCACCACCGACTACAAGTTCCGTGGTATTTCCCAAACCAACGCAGGCCCAGCTTTCCAGGGTGGTTTTGACGCCGCTTTCAGCAATGGCTTCTACGTAGGTAACTGGAACTCCAACATCAACAACCTGGGCGCTGGTAGCTCCGGTTTGGAAATGGACTTCTACGGTGGCTATGCTGGTTCATTCGCCAACGGTATCGGCTACGACGTAGGTGCCCTGTATTACTTCTACGAAGGTTTCGCGCCAGCCGTTAACGGCCCAGACGCTGACACTCTGGAAATTTACGGTAAGTTGTCCTACGCTGGTGCATACGCCAAGTTGTCAGTGGCCGCTTCTGATGACTATTTCGCGTTCCAGGCCGCCAATGGTTCAAACGATCAGGGTGGTTCTACCTACCTCGACTTGGGTTACACATTCGCATTGTCCGATGCGCTGTCTTTGACCGCTCACTACGGCTTGACATCGTTTGACAAGGACATGGCTGACCTGCGCCCTGGTGCTACCGGCACAATCGACTCCTATGCTGATTACAGCATCGGTGCCACTTATGCCTTGAGTCCCAAGTATTCCGTGACTGCCGCTTACATCGAAACTGATGATGACGCATCCGCGTTGATCGGCAACGACGATCTGACCGACGGTTCTTTGGTAGTGACTTTCAGCGCCAAGTTCTAA
- a CDS encoding DUF1840 domain-containing protein: MGIVKFKSKAAGDIVMFKSNADQLFRIMGIEPSERGVIEPHDLAHAHAQLVAAVNTERMARAENPIDEDELSAEEKIALKNHVGLEQRAYPLLKMLEEAAKKEVDVHWGF, encoded by the coding sequence ATGGGTATTGTGAAATTCAAATCGAAAGCAGCCGGCGACATAGTGATGTTCAAATCCAATGCAGACCAACTATTTCGAATTATGGGTATTGAACCCAGTGAGCGGGGCGTGATCGAACCACACGATCTTGCGCATGCCCATGCACAGCTGGTTGCAGCGGTCAATACTGAACGCATGGCCCGCGCCGAGAACCCGATTGATGAAGATGAGCTAAGCGCCGAAGAAAAAATTGCCCTGAAAAACCATGTGGGCCTGGAACAAAGAGCTTACCCCTTGTTGAAAATGCTGGAAGAAGCAGCAAAAAAAGAAGTGGACGTGCATTGGGGGTTCTGA
- a CDS encoding PTS sugar transporter subunit IIA: MLGLVLVTHAPLGDAIAQCVKHVMGSLPDGLAVVDVPGDEDIEQSVQRIQTAARQVHAGEGVVFLTDLFGATPSNAAVRAGVESLNLPTVLVSGCNLPMVLRALGFRDLPINEVAERLVMGGRNGIVSTGATAPQRQTFNPAKNDDSARNHHQQ, translated from the coding sequence ATGCTTGGGCTGGTTCTGGTTACGCATGCCCCTTTGGGCGACGCCATTGCCCAATGTGTGAAACACGTCATGGGTTCTCTGCCAGATGGTCTGGCGGTCGTGGATGTACCCGGCGATGAAGACATTGAACAGTCGGTGCAACGCATTCAGACCGCTGCGCGGCAGGTGCATGCGGGCGAAGGCGTCGTGTTTCTCACCGACCTGTTTGGCGCAACTCCCTCCAATGCAGCTGTGCGTGCCGGTGTGGAATCGTTGAACCTGCCCACAGTGTTGGTCTCGGGCTGCAATTTGCCCATGGTGTTGCGCGCACTTGGTTTTCGGGATTTGCCCATCAACGAAGTGGCCGAACGTTTGGTCATGGGTGGCCGAAACGGTATCGTAAGCACTGGTGCCACAGCGCCACAACGTCAAACCTTTAACCCGGCGAAAAACGATGATTCAGCAAGAAATCACCATCAGCAATAA
- a CDS encoding P-II family nitrogen regulator, with translation MKLISAVIKPFKLDEVREALSAIGVQGITVTEVKGFGRQKGHTELYRGAEYVVDFLPKVKIEAAVDDSLVDQACEAIEAAAKTGKIGDGKIFVFDLLSVTRIRTGETGKDAL, from the coding sequence ATGAAGCTAATTTCAGCAGTCATTAAGCCTTTCAAACTCGATGAAGTCCGTGAAGCGCTGTCTGCCATCGGCGTGCAAGGCATTACGGTTACCGAAGTGAAAGGTTTTGGTCGCCAAAAGGGTCACACAGAGTTGTACCGTGGCGCCGAATATGTAGTCGACTTTTTGCCCAAAGTGAAAATCGAAGCCGCAGTGGACGACAGCCTTGTAGATCAGGCCTGTGAAGCCATTGAAGCCGCAGCCAAAACTGGCAAGATCGGCGACGGCAAAATTTTTGTGTTTGATTTGTTGAGTGTTACCCGTATTCGCACAGGCGAAACCGGTAAAGACGCCCTTTAA
- a CDS encoding heterodisulfide reductase-related iron-sulfur binding cluster codes for MAQALVDGSAHEALGLSVTWASPDYLDEQQCLASMERVFDVCASCRRCLSLCSTFPALFDLIDESDDSELRSVPKSRYLNLADQCHLCDQCHVGHCPYSAPHPQQINFPATMLRAKAVKFAKGSVSYTNAFERHHPFSHLAGIPVVTALANTIVDSSAVRKLMERMTGVDAQAWLPKLAKRTFLAQASSLIMANPSQAAVVADHGQVPRQVAIFAGCYVNLYEPEIGRDLIQVLQHNDIECVVANLESCCGHAKLNAGDLSGFADLARSNIPPLLALAQRGYAIVSPSPACSRVFTHHLPTLFPDDVEIQQVKEAFWAPTEYLIALHGESALRTDFSNPLGKVNYHEPFLGGAHLGIARHTETLLGLVPHTEVNVVKGSPGFGCHWGNQREDFPGAIKLGQRVFRQMAEQAPDYLSTDCQLTGRQIAWGIEILDLVQTSDKKPELVHPITLLRVAYGL; via the coding sequence ATGGCTCAGGCTCTAGTGGATGGCAGTGCTCATGAAGCATTGGGGCTCAGTGTTACCTGGGCCAGCCCCGATTATCTCGATGAACAGCAATGCTTGGCGAGCATGGAGCGCGTGTTCGACGTGTGCGCCAGCTGCAGGCGTTGTTTGTCCCTGTGCAGCACCTTTCCCGCTTTGTTCGACCTGATTGATGAGTCTGACGACTCAGAGCTTCGCAGCGTACCCAAATCGCGCTATCTGAACCTGGCCGATCAATGCCACCTGTGCGACCAATGCCATGTGGGCCATTGCCCCTACAGCGCGCCACACCCCCAGCAAATCAATTTTCCGGCCACCATGCTGCGCGCCAAGGCTGTAAAGTTTGCCAAGGGCAGTGTCAGTTATACCAACGCTTTTGAGCGGCACCATCCTTTCTCTCATCTGGCTGGTATTCCGGTTGTTACTGCGTTGGCAAACACAATTGTGGACAGCAGTGCTGTGCGCAAGTTGATGGAACGCATGACGGGTGTTGACGCACAAGCCTGGTTGCCCAAATTGGCCAAGCGAACATTTCTTGCTCAGGCGAGTAGTCTAATTATGGCCAACCCCTCGCAGGCCGCCGTAGTGGCAGACCATGGCCAGGTACCCCGGCAGGTGGCTATTTTTGCCGGTTGTTACGTGAATTTGTACGAGCCGGAAATTGGCCGGGACTTGATTCAAGTACTGCAGCACAATGACATTGAGTGTGTGGTAGCCAATCTTGAGTCATGTTGTGGCCACGCCAAACTGAACGCGGGCGACCTTTCCGGTTTTGCTGATTTGGCGCGAAGCAACATACCGCCCTTGTTGGCTTTGGCGCAAAGGGGGTACGCCATTGTTTCCCCAAGCCCCGCTTGTTCAAGAGTATTCACACACCATTTGCCAACTCTTTTTCCGGACGATGTGGAAATTCAGCAAGTGAAGGAAGCATTTTGGGCGCCCACTGAATACCTGATCGCCTTGCATGGAGAAAGCGCTTTGAGAACCGATTTCAGCAACCCCCTGGGCAAGGTGAATTATCACGAACCGTTCCTGGGTGGTGCCCATTTGGGTATTGCCCGGCACACCGAGACCTTGTTAGGTCTGGTGCCCCACACCGAAGTGAATGTGGTTAAGGGTAGCCCCGGCTTCGGCTGTCATTGGGGCAACCAGCGCGAAGATTTTCCCGGGGCGATCAAGTTGGGGCAGCGTGTGTTCAGGCAAATGGCTGAGCAGGCCCCTGACTATTTGTCGACCGACTGTCAGTTAACGGGTCGGCAAATTGCCTGGGGTATTGAAATCCTGGACCTTGTCCAGACCTCTGACAAAAAACCGGAACTGGTACACCCTATTACCTTGCTGCGAGTGGCTTACGGGTTGTGA
- a CDS encoding accessory factor UbiK family protein, with translation MANNPFDAITAKVGELLNAKGLQNMENPVTQLIRQGLQDMEFVSLEDFEIQKEVLNRLREKVHALEMRVAELEKRT, from the coding sequence TTGGCGAACAATCCTTTCGATGCCATCACGGCCAAAGTGGGTGAATTGCTCAATGCAAAAGGGCTTCAAAACATGGAAAACCCCGTCACACAGCTGATTCGCCAGGGTTTGCAAGACATGGAATTTGTCAGCCTTGAGGATTTTGAGATTCAGAAGGAAGTGTTAAACAGGTTGCGCGAAAAGGTGCATGCACTGGAAATGCGCGTGGCTGAACTCGAGAAACGGACCTGA
- a CDS encoding MFS transporter, translating into MQYKPENVSREIGPDGVEHMYVNGSLAMRMFIIFAAAYVMSYAFRAINAVIAQPLVQELGLTAGQLGFLASAYFLSFAIMQLPVGVMLDRYGPRRVEAVLIGFAALGALLFAVADSYLVLWLGRALIGVGVSACLMAAVKAYSLYFRPHMQASLSSWMLVAGSLGALTVTTPVEAALPALGWRGVFGVAAVLCVLAGLALWFALPALFKPQKTQSVADMAQGYRAIYAHPHFWRVAPLAMITQGGFMAFHGLWVGPWFTNVIGVSNAQAAQNMFWISAVLMLGYLALGFLTKRVSKAGGDEDQIMLIGMGLSLLVFAVQIVQGEQSSLWGWLIHAFLISSGIMTYATCNKPFPKKLTGRSSTALNLLIFIGAFSIQWGIGIGIDTFVALGLDSTDAMRLSLAILWVLQLFSWIWYARPGRKTSHLIPFGVEQQHRG; encoded by the coding sequence ATGCAGTACAAACCCGAAAATGTATCGCGTGAAATTGGGCCCGATGGCGTAGAGCACATGTATGTGAATGGCAGCCTCGCCATGCGCATGTTCATTATTTTCGCAGCCGCCTATGTGATGTCCTATGCGTTCAGGGCCATCAATGCCGTAATCGCACAGCCCTTGGTTCAAGAACTGGGGTTGACCGCCGGGCAGTTGGGTTTTCTGGCCTCGGCGTATTTTTTGTCCTTTGCCATTATGCAGTTGCCTGTGGGGGTCATGCTGGATCGTTACGGCCCGCGGCGCGTTGAGGCAGTGTTGATCGGATTTGCAGCGCTGGGTGCCCTGCTGTTCGCAGTTGCTGATTCTTATCTGGTGTTGTGGTTGGGCCGAGCCCTGATAGGTGTGGGCGTGTCGGCGTGTTTAATGGCGGCCGTAAAGGCCTACTCCCTGTATTTCAGGCCGCACATGCAGGCCAGCCTGTCATCCTGGATGCTGGTGGCCGGGTCGCTTGGAGCACTCACCGTGACCACGCCCGTGGAAGCCGCTTTGCCTGCTTTGGGTTGGCGCGGTGTGTTTGGGGTGGCAGCAGTGTTGTGTGTATTGGCTGGTCTGGCACTGTGGTTTGCTTTGCCAGCTTTGTTCAAACCCCAAAAAACCCAGTCGGTTGCCGACATGGCCCAGGGTTACCGGGCCATTTATGCACACCCTCATTTTTGGCGTGTTGCGCCTTTGGCCATGATCACGCAAGGTGGTTTTATGGCTTTTCATGGTTTGTGGGTTGGCCCCTGGTTCACCAATGTGATCGGGGTCAGCAATGCACAGGCCGCGCAAAACATGTTCTGGATTTCTGCAGTGCTCATGCTGGGTTATCTCGCTTTGGGCTTTCTGACCAAACGGGTGTCCAAAGCGGGGGGTGATGAAGATCAAATCATGTTGATCGGCATGGGTTTGTCACTGTTGGTATTCGCTGTTCAAATTGTGCAGGGCGAGCAGTCAAGCTTGTGGGGCTGGTTAATCCATGCCTTCCTGATTTCGTCCGGCATCATGACTTATGCCACTTGCAACAAGCCATTTCCAAAGAAACTCACGGGTCGTTCCAGTACGGCTTTGAACCTTCTGATTTTCATCGGTGCATTCAGTATTCAATGGGGCATTGGCATAGGCATTGATACCTTCGTGGCATTGGGGTTGGACAGTACCGATGCCATGCGGCTTTCGCTGGCCATTTTGTGGGTCCTGCAATTGTTCAGCTGGATTTGGTATGCTCGACCTGGACGCAAAACAAGTCATCTAATTCCGTTTGGGGTAGAACAACAACATCGGGGGTGA